GCGGATGGCAACCTCGACAAGGTCGGCGGCGCGGACTATCTGCACAGCCTCGTCGCATCCGTACCGACCGCCGCCAATGCCATGTACTACGCGGAAATCGTCCATCAGCGGGCCATTTTGCGCAATGTGATCGCCGCCGGCACCAAAATCGCCCAGCTCGGTTATTCCGCCGAGGGGTCGCAGGCCGAGGACGTGGTTAACCTCGCCCAGTCCGAGATCTACGAGATGTCGATGGGCAAGGTGCGTCAGGACTATGCCGCCATCGGCCCGGTGGTCCACGACGCGCTCGACCAGCTGGACAAACTGCAGCAGGGTCTCGTCAACAAGGGCGTGCCGACCGGATTCCGCGACATCGACGACGTGACCCAGGGCCTGCAGCCCGGACAGATGGTCGTCGTCGCAGGACGTCCGGCCATGGGTAAGTCCACACTCGGCATCGACTTCGCCCGAGCCGCCGCGTTGCACCACAACATGACTTCCGTGGTCTTCAGCTTGGAGATGAGCAAGGTGGAACTCGCCCAGCGCATCATTTCCGCCGAAACCAATATTCCGATGGCCGCCCTGCGCCGCGCCGACGACATCACCCCCGAACGCTGGAACACCCTGAACCAGTTCTGGACCAAGATGCAGAACGCGCCGCTGTTCATTGACGACAGCCCGAACATGAGCCTCATGGAGATCCGCGCGAAATGCCGTCGCCTGAAGCAGACCAACGATCTGAAGCTCGTGGTCATCGACTACCTGCAGCTCATGACCTCGGGCAAGGCCGTGGAATCCCGCCAGCAAGAGGTATCCGAATTCTCCCGTGCCCTGAAGCTCTTGGCCAAGGAACTCGAAGTGCCGGTTGTGGCCTTGTCCCAGCTGAACCGTGGCCCGGAAATGCGTAACGACAAGAAGCCGCAGCTCTCCGATTTGCGTGAATCCGGCTCAATCGAACAGGACGCCGACGTGGTGTTCCTGGTCCACCGCCCTGACTTCTACGACAAGGAAGACCGCCCCGGCGAGGCCGATATCATCATGGCCAAGCACCGTAACGGCCCGACCGAAACCTTCCACCTCGCCTTCCTCGGTGCCACGTCCAAATTCAAGGACATGCCGCAGGACTACAACAGCAATCAGGGGGTGTGATGATGGCAAGCAACGTTTCACGCGATGTTTCGCAAGACCAATCGTCCGTGGCACAGGCCCGCAAACCGTGGTATGCGTTCGCCACCGTGGCCGCAGGCCGCTTCGTGCGGTTTGCATCCCGCGTCACCAAACATGGCGGTTCGGCTTTGCCCGGCAAAGTCGTAGAAAAGATTGACCCTGGCTTCCTGACCCGTACGCTCGGGCAGTTGCCGCTTGGCGTGGTATTGGTGTCCGGCACGAACGGCAAGACCACCACCACCCGCATGGTCGCCTCGATGCTCTCCGATCTGGGATTGAAGGTGTTCACCAATCCGACCGGCTCGAACTTCGTGCGCGGCGTGGTTTCCGCACTGCTTACCGAGGTCACGCTCGGCGGCAAATTGGACGCGGACATCGCCGTACTTGAGCTCGATGAGGCGTACGCCGTCCACTTCGTCAAGCAGGTCAAGCCCCGTTATGCGTTGCTGCTGAACGTGATGCGCGATCAGCTTGACCGATTCGGTGAAATCGACACCACGGCCAAACTGCTCAGCCATGTGGCTGCGGCGACTACCGGCACTGTGGTACTGAACCGCGAGGACCCGCGTATCGCCGCGCTCGCCGCGAAGGCCCCGGCTGGCACCACAGTGCGATACTTCGGCCTCGCCGACGATTTGCGCCACTATTTCCCGTCCGATGACGACATGGCCACGACCGTGTCGGT
The window above is part of the Bifidobacterium longum subsp. infantis ATCC 15697 = JCM 1222 = DSM 20088 genome. Proteins encoded here:
- the dnaB gene encoding replicative DNA helicase codes for the protein MRAAVSFPRDIVHPPRHILYLKAMAEGSEHSYQNGFGGGLDRGDRGDRAGRGGAQTSAAAGDPIFDRVPPHDDDAEMAVLGGMLMSKDAIGEVSQTIDVTDFYQPKHQTIYNAIIDLFSASQPVDVVLVANQLLADGNLDKVGGADYLHSLVASVPTAANAMYYAEIVHQRAILRNVIAAGTKIAQLGYSAEGSQAEDVVNLAQSEIYEMSMGKVRQDYAAIGPVVHDALDQLDKLQQGLVNKGVPTGFRDIDDVTQGLQPGQMVVVAGRPAMGKSTLGIDFARAAALHHNMTSVVFSLEMSKVELAQRIISAETNIPMAALRRADDITPERWNTLNQFWTKMQNAPLFIDDSPNMSLMEIRAKCRRLKQTNDLKLVVIDYLQLMTSGKAVESRQQEVSEFSRALKLLAKELEVPVVALSQLNRGPEMRNDKKPQLSDLRESGSIEQDADVVFLVHRPDFYDKEDRPGEADIIMAKHRNGPTETFHLAFLGATSKFKDMPQDYNSNQGV